The proteins below are encoded in one region of Lagenorhynchus albirostris chromosome 7, mLagAlb1.1, whole genome shotgun sequence:
- the PNMA2 gene encoding paraneoplastic antigen Ma2: protein MALALLEDWCRIMSVDDQKSLMVMGIPVGCNEAEIQEVLQETLKSLGRYRVLGKIFRRQENANAVLVELLEDTDVSVIPSEVQGKGGIWKVIFKTPNQDTEFLERLNLFLEKEGQTVSGMFRALGHEGVSPVAMPCVSPELLAHLLGQAIAHAPQPLLPMRYRKLRVFSGSAVPAPEEEPFEIWLEQATEIVKEWPVAEAEKKRWLVESLRGPALDLMHIIQADNPSISVEECLEAFKQVFGSLESRRTSQVKYLKTYQEEGEKVSAYVLRLETLLRRAVEKRAIPRNSADQVRLEQVMAGASLSEILWCRLRELRDQGPPPSFLDLMKVIREEEEEEAAFENENTEAPEDGDGYGHWDNGAGD from the coding sequence ATGGCGCTGGCCCTGTTGGAGGACTGGTGTAGGATCATGAGTGTGGATGATCAGAAATCACTGATGGTCATGGGGATACCCGTGGGCTGCAATGAAGCCGAGATTCAGGAGGTCCTCCAGGAGACCTTAAAGTCTCTGGGCAGGTATAGAGTGCTTGGCAAAATATTCAGGAGGCAGGAGAATGCCAATGCTGTGTTGGTAGAGCTTCTGGAGGACACCGACGTCTCCGTGATCCCCAGCGAGGTTCAGGGAAAGGGGGGCATCTGGAAGGTGATCTTTAAGACCCCGAACCAGGACACTGAATTTCTTGAAAGATTGAACCTCTTTCTAGAGAAAGAGGGGCAGACGGTCTCGGGAATGTTCCGAGCGCTTGGGCATGAGGGAGTGTCTCCAGTGGCCATGCCCTGTGTCTCACCGGAGTTATTGGCCCATCTGCTGGGACAGGCAATAGCACACGCCCCTCAGCCTTTGCTCCCCATGAGGTACCGGAAACTGAGAGTGTTCTCGGGGAGCGCTGTGCCCGCGCCAGAGGAAGAGCCCTTTGAAATCTGGTTGGAACAGGCCACCGAGATAGTCAAAGAGTGGCCGGTAgcagaggcagaaaagaaaagatggttGGTGGAAAGCCTTCGCGGCCCTGCCCTGGACCTCATGCACATAATCCAGGCAGACAATCCATCCATAAGTGTGGAAGAGTGTTTGGAAGCATTTAAGCAAGTGTTTGGGAGCCTGGAGAGTCGTAGGACCTCCCAGGTGAAATACCTGAAGACCTatcaggaggaaggagagaaagtctCAGCGTACGTGTTACGGTTAGAAACCCTGCTGCGGAGAGCTGTGGAGAAGCGGGCCATCCCAAGGAACAGCGCGGACCAGGTCCGCTTGGAGCAGGTCATGGCCGGGGCGAGCCTCAGTGAGATCCTCTGGTGTAGGCTTAGGGAGCTGAGAGACCAGGGGCCTCCTCCCAGCTTCCTGGACTTAATGAAGGTAATCCgcgaagaagaggaggaagaagccgCTTTTGAAAATGAGAATACTGAAGCGCCGGAAGATGGAGATGGCTACGGCCACTGGGATAACGGGGCCGGAGACTAA